A DNA window from Flavobacteriales bacterium contains the following coding sequences:
- a CDS encoding bifunctional nuclease family protein, with protein MKKVRLNIVGLSYSQTQSGAYALVLSEEQGHRRLPIIIGGFEAQSIAIALEKDVIPPRPLTHDLFKQFADEFRIGLKEVLIHKLQDGVFFASLVCLQNDEEVTLDARTSDAVALAVRFGCPIYTYEEILKAAGIILEEETPTEEKQPSEMEEAIESEKEKVEGHFSGLNDHQLQSLMQDAIEKEDYEKAAAIRDELEKRKKN; from the coding sequence ATGAAAAAAGTTCGTCTGAACATCGTGGGACTGTCGTACAGTCAAACCCAGAGTGGTGCTTACGCCTTGGTTCTCTCCGAAGAGCAAGGGCACCGACGTCTCCCGATCATCATTGGCGGATTCGAAGCGCAGAGCATTGCCATCGCTCTCGAGAAGGATGTGATACCCCCTCGCCCGCTGACGCACGACCTGTTCAAGCAGTTTGCCGATGAATTCAGGATCGGACTCAAGGAAGTATTGATCCACAAGTTGCAGGACGGAGTTTTCTTCGCCAGTTTGGTTTGTTTACAGAATGATGAAGAAGTCACGCTCGATGCCCGAACTAGCGATGCTGTAGCTCTAGCGGTTCGATTTGGCTGCCCCATATACACCTATGAGGAAATATTAAAAGCGGCCGGGATCATCCTCGAAGAAGAGACTCCAACCGAAGAAAAGCAACCTTCAGAAATGGAGGAGGCTATCGAGAGCGAAAAAGAAAAGGTCGAAGGCCATTTTTCGGGCCTCAACGATCACCAGCTGCAGTCTTTAATGCAAGACGCCATCGAGAAGGAGGACTACGAAAAAGCTGCGGCCATCAGAGACGAATTAGAGAAGCGGAAAAAGAACTAA
- a CDS encoding pyruvate dehydrogenase complex E1 component subunit beta — translation MREIQFREAVCEAMSEEMRRDERVYLMGEEVAEYNGAYKASKGMLDEFGPKRVIDTPIAELGFSGIGVGSAMNGLRPIVEFMTFNFSLVAIDQIISNAAKMYQMSGGQFNIPIVFRGPSGSAGQLGATHSQSFENWFANTPGLKVVVPSDPKDAKGLLKSAIRDDDPVLVMESEQMYGDKGHVPEGEYLIPIGTAEVKRQGKHVTLVSFGKIIKHAFSAAEQLTKEGIECEVIDLCSVRPIDYDTVINSVKKTNRMVVLEEAWPLANISTELNYMVQKYAFDYLDAPIKKINTLDTPMAYAPTLVEEFLPQVDDVIKAVKSALYIS, via the coding sequence ATGAGAGAAATTCAATTCCGAGAAGCCGTTTGTGAAGCCATGAGCGAGGAGATGCGCCGCGATGAGCGCGTATATCTCATGGGCGAGGAAGTCGCAGAGTACAACGGAGCGTATAAAGCCTCGAAGGGGATGCTCGACGAATTCGGACCCAAGCGCGTGATCGACACGCCTATTGCTGAGCTCGGTTTTTCCGGTATCGGAGTAGGTTCTGCCATGAATGGTCTGCGCCCTATCGTGGAGTTCATGACCTTCAACTTCTCACTTGTTGCCATCGACCAGATCATCAGCAACGCTGCTAAGATGTATCAGATGTCAGGTGGTCAGTTCAATATTCCTATCGTATTTCGCGGGCCTTCAGGTTCTGCCGGTCAATTGGGAGCTACCCATAGCCAGAGCTTCGAGAATTGGTTCGCCAACACGCCAGGTCTTAAGGTCGTTGTGCCTTCTGACCCCAAGGATGCGAAGGGATTGTTGAAAAGTGCCATTCGCGACGACGATCCGGTATTGGTGATGGAGTCGGAGCAGATGTACGGTGATAAAGGGCATGTCCCAGAAGGCGAATATTTGATCCCTATCGGAACGGCCGAAGTAAAGCGCCAAGGAAAGCACGTGACGCTCGTATCCTTCGGTAAGATCATCAAGCACGCCTTTTCGGCAGCCGAGCAATTGACGAAGGAGGGTATTGAATGCGAGGTGATCGACTTGTGTTCTGTACGCCCGATCGACTACGATACGGTGATCAACTCCGTGAAGAAAACGAACCGCATGGTAGTGCTCGAAGAGGCATGGCCTTTAGCGAACATCTCTACTGAATTGAACTACATGGTTCAGAAATACGCATTCGACTATTTGGATGCGCCAATCAAGAAAATCAATACGCTCGATACCCCGATGGCTTACGCGCCGACCTTAGTTGAGGAGTTCCTCCCACAAGTCGACGATGTCATTAAAGCCGTCAAGAGCGCCCTATACATCTCATAA
- a CDS encoding PD40 domain-containing protein produces MKKLLLLLVGVSAVLGSIAQNPSWMRYPAISPDGSQIVFSYQGNLYVVPAAGGEARALTTHPAYDFEPVWSRDGSKIAFASDRYGNFDVFVIEATGGQPTRLTFASSSDHPSDFTPDGSAVLFSASRQDAAANRQFPSGGLRELYRVPVTGGRPVQLMTTPAENARYNADGSAIVFHDRKGYEDFWRKHHTSAVTRDIWTYTFADGNYEKLSTYEGEDLYPVWAPGSTDIYFTSEMYGNSFNVVKRSADGTFTQVSSFDKHPVRMLSISNDGLLCYSYHGELYTQREGEEPQKLSVTLHDDAKENDYEILRATAGGDFAVSPNGKEIAFIYRGEVFVTSVEGSWTKRITNTPEQERSVDFHPNGRKILYAGERNGSWNVYEAEIAREDEPYFYSATLINEKALLENPEEEFQAQYSPDGKEVAYLEERVILKVLNIESGETRTVLPAKYNYSYADGDQYYAWSPDGKWFAVNYLPGKQWISDMGIVSASGEEEPMDLTRSGFNDWSGTFECNGEVMIWGSNRHGNSNMQGRGGTWDIYAMFLTQKAWDKYRLNEEEYALWKEMKEKETKGDDEEDDDKKSKKKKKDNDDEDEVEALSFDLDGVYERKARLTPMSGNLGGGFLSADGDKLYFFAYENRKWGFYEWDLYKGEMETITSLDRSFGSWELSDDRKHVFVSTGGGFSTIAVSGGKTESVKISAEMELDPQGEREYLFEHVWRQTLKKFYVEDMQGVDWAFYKEAYEPKVKEMTNNQDFAELMSELLGELNASHTGSGAFGESYDDDQSAAFGMLFDWTQDADGLTVTEVLTKGPGDYADSPFEVGSVIKAIDGREIKAGENPWGWFNRKAGETVLLTVVNDGEEKDVRIKAISRGMENELLYERWVKQNREEVEELSGGKVGYVHVRSMGDASMRVVFEEALGRYYECDALIVDTRFNGGGWLHDQLATFLSGEAYVNLVPRGQDLGHEPSTKWKGKSCVLMSESNYSDAHFFPWAYKELEIGPLIGTPVAGTATAVWWETLMNNSMYFGIPMVGTIDKDGNYLENQELQPDYEVVLTPADAAAGNDPQLQKAVEVMLESIED; encoded by the coding sequence ATGAAAAAACTACTCCTGCTTTTAGTGGGCGTTTCGGCCGTACTCGGGTCAATCGCTCAAAATCCTTCGTGGATGCGCTATCCAGCCATCTCTCCCGATGGATCCCAAATCGTATTCAGCTATCAGGGCAACCTTTACGTGGTTCCCGCCGCAGGCGGAGAAGCACGCGCCCTCACCACTCATCCGGCGTACGATTTCGAACCCGTTTGGTCGCGCGACGGCTCCAAAATTGCCTTTGCCAGCGACCGCTACGGAAACTTCGATGTCTTCGTGATCGAAGCTACCGGCGGCCAGCCCACACGTCTCACCTTCGCTAGCAGCAGCGACCACCCCAGCGATTTCACTCCCGATGGTAGTGCTGTTCTTTTTTCTGCCTCGCGGCAGGATGCGGCAGCGAATCGTCAGTTCCCCTCGGGCGGATTGCGCGAGTTGTATCGCGTTCCGGTCACGGGCGGAAGACCCGTCCAACTCATGACCACTCCGGCCGAAAACGCGCGCTACAACGCCGATGGATCAGCCATCGTATTTCACGACCGGAAAGGCTATGAAGACTTTTGGCGCAAGCACCACACCTCTGCCGTTACACGCGACATCTGGACCTATACCTTCGCCGACGGCAATTATGAAAAGCTATCGACCTACGAAGGCGAAGACCTGTATCCGGTATGGGCCCCCGGCTCAACCGATATCTACTTCACCAGCGAGATGTACGGAAACAGTTTCAACGTGGTCAAACGATCGGCGGACGGAACTTTCACTCAGGTAAGCTCTTTTGACAAACACCCGGTTCGCATGCTCTCCATAAGCAACGACGGACTCCTGTGCTACAGCTATCACGGTGAGCTCTATACTCAGCGCGAAGGCGAAGAACCACAAAAGCTTTCGGTCACCCTACACGACGATGCTAAAGAAAACGACTATGAGATCCTGAGAGCAACAGCCGGCGGCGACTTCGCAGTAAGCCCCAACGGAAAGGAGATCGCGTTCATCTATCGAGGCGAAGTGTTCGTCACTTCGGTCGAAGGATCCTGGACCAAGCGAATCACCAACACCCCGGAACAAGAGCGCAGTGTCGATTTTCATCCCAACGGTCGTAAGATCTTGTACGCCGGCGAACGCAATGGTTCCTGGAATGTGTACGAAGCGGAGATCGCCAGAGAAGACGAGCCATACTTCTACAGTGCTACCCTGATCAATGAAAAAGCCCTGCTCGAAAACCCGGAAGAAGAGTTTCAAGCGCAATATTCCCCAGACGGTAAAGAAGTTGCCTACCTCGAAGAACGGGTGATCCTAAAAGTATTGAACATCGAAAGTGGGGAAACACGCACCGTGCTTCCGGCCAAGTACAACTATTCGTACGCCGATGGAGACCAATACTACGCCTGGTCGCCAGACGGTAAATGGTTCGCTGTAAATTACCTGCCCGGAAAACAATGGATCAGCGATATGGGAATAGTATCGGCTTCAGGTGAAGAAGAGCCGATGGACCTTACCCGATCGGGCTTCAATGACTGGTCCGGAACTTTCGAATGTAATGGAGAGGTCATGATTTGGGGCAGCAACCGCCACGGAAACTCCAATATGCAGGGGCGCGGGGGCACTTGGGACATCTACGCCATGTTCTTGACTCAGAAAGCCTGGGATAAATATCGCCTCAATGAAGAGGAGTACGCCTTGTGGAAAGAGATGAAAGAAAAGGAGACGAAAGGCGACGACGAGGAAGACGACGACAAGAAGTCGAAAAAGAAGAAAAAGGACAATGACGACGAAGATGAGGTCGAAGCATTGTCATTCGACCTGGATGGTGTGTACGAACGTAAAGCACGTCTTACTCCCATGAGCGGAAACCTCGGTGGCGGATTCCTTTCTGCGGATGGAGACAAGCTCTATTTTTTCGCTTACGAAAACCGCAAATGGGGATTCTACGAATGGGATTTGTACAAAGGTGAAATGGAGACCATCACCAGTCTTGACCGCAGCTTTGGCTCCTGGGAACTCAGCGATGATCGCAAACACGTATTCGTTTCTACCGGAGGAGGGTTTTCTACGATCGCCGTCTCGGGTGGAAAAACCGAATCAGTGAAGATCAGTGCCGAAATGGAGCTCGATCCACAGGGCGAGCGCGAATATTTATTTGAGCACGTATGGCGCCAAACACTGAAGAAGTTCTATGTGGAGGATATGCAAGGGGTCGATTGGGCCTTTTACAAGGAAGCCTACGAGCCCAAAGTGAAGGAAATGACCAACAATCAGGACTTCGCTGAACTCATGAGCGAACTCCTCGGAGAATTGAACGCCTCACACACGGGTTCGGGTGCCTTTGGTGAATCGTACGACGATGACCAAAGTGCTGCATTCGGAATGCTCTTCGATTGGACCCAAGATGCCGATGGACTCACAGTGACCGAAGTGCTTACGAAAGGCCCTGGTGATTATGCCGACTCGCCATTTGAGGTCGGATCGGTGATCAAGGCCATAGATGGTCGCGAGATCAAAGCGGGTGAAAACCCTTGGGGATGGTTCAATAGAAAAGCCGGTGAAACCGTGCTCTTGACCGTGGTGAACGACGGTGAAGAAAAAGACGTGCGCATCAAGGCGATCTCGAGAGGAATGGAGAACGAATTGCTATACGAACGTTGGGTCAAGCAAAACCGCGAAGAAGTTGAAGAACTTTCGGGTGGTAAAGTAGGCTATGTGCATGTTCGTAGCATGGGCGACGCCAGTATGCGCGTAGTTTTTGAAGAAGCTCTAGGGCGGTATTACGAATGCGACGCATTGATCGTGGATACGCGATTCAACGGTGGAGGCTGGCTTCATGATCAGCTTGCGACCTTCCTTAGCGGTGAGGCCTATGTGAATTTAGTCCCACGCGGTCAGGATCTGGGTCACGAGCCTTCGACTAAATGGAAAGGGAAATCCTGTGTGCTGATGAGCGAATCAAATTACTCGGATGCACACTTCTTCCCATGGGCTTATAAAGAACTAGAGATCGGCCCGCTGATCGGAACTCCCGTGGCAGGAACGGCTACTGCTGTTTGGTGGGAGACCCTCATGAATAACTCCATGTACTTCGGTATCCCAATGGTTGGAAC
- a CDS encoding electron transfer flavoprotein subunit alpha/FixB family protein, protein MSVLVFAETWEGNFKKATFEAVSYAKRIADTYGDSVIAVTFGSVNDGTDLGAYGANKTVNVPNLTAFGNDTFAGALAELAESEGANTIVISNTNYGGSVAPILAVKANAGLITNAVAVPESTSPLTVKRKSFSSKGFAFYKSQRDKNIITIIPNAIGVEEFGGSAEAASHETLNTASKMNSVSIDRAKGKIPLPEAELVVSAGRGLKGPENWTMIEELAETLDAGTACSKPVSDMGWRPHSEHVGQTGIAINPQLYIAIGISGAIQHLAGVNASKNIVVINKDPEAPFFKAADYGIVGDAFEVVPKLTEAIKNFKGNA, encoded by the coding sequence ATGTCTGTATTAGTATTTGCCGAAACCTGGGAAGGAAATTTCAAGAAGGCCACATTCGAGGCCGTGAGCTACGCCAAACGCATTGCCGACACCTACGGCGATTCAGTAATAGCCGTGACTTTTGGTAGCGTAAACGACGGAACCGATTTGGGTGCCTACGGCGCGAATAAGACCGTTAACGTTCCGAACCTCACCGCGTTTGGTAATGACACCTTCGCAGGTGCGCTTGCCGAATTGGCCGAGTCGGAAGGCGCCAACACCATCGTCATCAGTAATACCAACTACGGAGGGTCCGTTGCACCGATCTTGGCCGTAAAAGCCAACGCCGGACTCATCACCAATGCAGTGGCTGTTCCTGAGAGCACCTCGCCATTGACCGTGAAGCGCAAGAGCTTTTCTTCAAAAGGATTTGCCTTTTACAAGAGCCAGCGCGACAAGAACATCATCACCATTATCCCTAATGCCATCGGTGTCGAGGAATTTGGAGGAAGTGCCGAAGCGGCATCCCACGAAACTTTGAACACTGCGAGCAAAATGAATTCAGTTTCCATTGACCGCGCCAAAGGCAAGATCCCACTCCCAGAGGCGGAGCTGGTCGTTTCCGCCGGACGCGGACTCAAAGGACCCGAAAACTGGACCATGATCGAGGAATTGGCCGAGACCCTCGACGCCGGAACAGCTTGTTCTAAACCGGTATCTGACATGGGCTGGCGCCCTCATAGCGAGCACGTAGGTCAAACAGGGATCGCCATCAACCCGCAACTTTACATTGCCATCGGAATCTCGGGAGCTATTCAGCACTTGGCCGGAGTCAATGCCAGCAAGAATATCGTGGTCATCAACAAGGATCCGGAAGCACCGTTCTTCAAAGCAGCCGATTACGGTATCGTTGGAGACGCATTCGAAGTGGTTCCGAAGTTGACCGAAGCGATCAAGAACTTCAAAGGCAACGCCTAA
- a CDS encoding deoxynucleoside kinase produces the protein MHIAIAGNIGAGKTTLTKLLSKHYGWTPHFEDVDDNPYLNDFYNEMQRWSFNLQIYFLRSRFAQIKDIRESGKDVIQDRTIYEDAHIFAPNLHAMGLMTSRDFENYQNLFELMDSFVPAPDMLIYLRASVPTLVDQIQKRGRDYESSIRLDYLNRLNERYEAWISEYDKGKLLVIDVDNLNFIDNQEDLGSVINKVEGEINGLF, from the coding sequence ATGCATATTGCGATCGCCGGAAACATCGGTGCCGGAAAGACCACGCTGACAAAATTACTTTCGAAACACTACGGTTGGACACCCCACTTCGAGGATGTTGACGACAATCCCTACCTCAATGATTTCTACAATGAAATGCAACGCTGGTCGTTCAACCTGCAGATCTACTTCCTCAGAAGTCGCTTTGCCCAGATCAAGGACATTCGCGAAAGCGGTAAGGACGTGATCCAGGATCGGACCATTTACGAAGATGCCCACATTTTCGCTCCGAACTTGCACGCGATGGGACTTATGACGAGCCGTGATTTCGAGAACTACCAGAATCTCTTTGAGCTGATGGATAGTTTTGTGCCTGCCCCCGACATGCTCATTTACTTGCGCGCTTCGGTACCAACCTTGGTCGACCAAATACAGAAACGCGGCCGCGACTACGAATCGAGTATACGCCTAGATTACCTCAATCGCCTCAACGAGCGTTACGAGGCCTGGATCAGTGAATACGATAAGGGTAAGTTATTGGTGATCGATGTCGACAACCTCAATTTCATCGACAATCAAGAAGACCTCGGATCCGTCATCAACAAGGTTGAAGGGGAGATCAACGGACTATTTTAA
- a CDS encoding electron transfer flavoprotein subunit beta/FixA family protein, with product MNILVCISHVPDTTSKINFTNGDTEFVKDGLQFIIGPNDEFGLTKALFLKEKHGGTITVINVGGAETEPTLRKALAIGADEAIRVDAPADDSFFIAQQIAAVAKEKDFELIIGGVESIDYNGGQIPGMVAAMLDMPFIQTCIGLEVEGFNFTAIREIDGGKETLSGSLPLVLSGKKGLVEEKDLRIPNMRGIMMARQKPLNVLPAAEAEKATTTEKYERPTEKGDCTMIDADNVGELVRLLHEEAKVI from the coding sequence ATGAATATACTGGTTTGCATTTCGCATGTTCCCGACACTACTTCAAAAATCAACTTTACCAATGGCGATACTGAATTTGTTAAAGACGGTCTCCAATTCATCATTGGGCCCAACGACGAATTTGGCCTTACCAAAGCCCTGTTTCTGAAAGAAAAACACGGCGGCACCATTACGGTGATCAACGTCGGTGGAGCCGAAACTGAACCGACCCTTCGCAAGGCTTTGGCCATCGGAGCCGACGAAGCTATTCGCGTCGACGCGCCTGCCGATGACAGTTTTTTCATCGCTCAACAGATCGCCGCAGTAGCTAAGGAAAAGGATTTCGAGCTTATCATTGGAGGTGTTGAGTCCATTGACTACAACGGTGGACAAATACCCGGTATGGTGGCCGCCATGCTCGACATGCCGTTCATTCAAACCTGTATCGGTTTGGAGGTCGAAGGATTCAATTTCACGGCCATTCGCGAGATCGATGGCGGAAAAGAAACATTGTCCGGATCACTTCCGTTGGTACTTTCTGGTAAAAAAGGATTGGTAGAAGAAAAGGATCTGCGCATCCCGAACATGCGCGGTATCATGATGGCTCGTCAGAAGCCACTGAATGTCCTTCCCGCCGCTGAGGCGGAAAAAGCCACCACCACCGAAAAATACGAGCGCCCGACCGAGAAGGGCGACTGCACCATGATCGATGCAGATAACGTTGGCGAACTGGTTCGCCTGCTGCACGAAGAAGCGAAGGTGATTTAA
- a CDS encoding Na+ dependent nucleoside transporter: MKRSLLSLLLGLSLLVSAQSPVGHWQFKSILSESGDTLRPVSVADSMHVLENGKFSYELTAVGLLAVGQWEKTGDRLKYSYENPNDTVRFYQLTFSGDSLLTLSENGVDYSFQRASTSASTTALATDEQPGSGAETEPFDTGSFENISLTGILRGLLGLAVLVLIGWLFSSNRRAIKWSLVMKGIGIQLIFAFAILKVEVVKNIFDWMSSAFVTLLSFTTAGSEFIFGSLVTDLEGVGYIFAFQVLPTILFFSALTSILFYYGILQKIVYGFAWLMKRTLKLSGAESLAAAGNIFLGQTESPLLIKPYIDKMTRSELMCLMSGGMATIAGGVLAAYIGFLGGDSDAEKIFFAKHLLAASVMSAPAAIVGAKLLVPETEKFNEEMSISKERIGKNALEAITNGTIQGIRLAVNVGAMLLVFIALIAMVNYVLGDFFGARTGLNTWVNSFTNGQYEQFSLQFILGYVLAPLTWLMGVAKEDMILVGQLLGEKIILNEFVAYVSMGELKEAGKFAEQKSIIIATYILCGFANFASIGIQIGGIGALAPGRKTTLSELGVKALIGGTLASLFTAVIVGMLI, from the coding sequence ATGAAGCGCAGCCTCCTATCGCTACTCTTGGGCTTATCCCTTTTAGTTTCCGCACAATCGCCGGTCGGACACTGGCAATTCAAGAGTATCCTTTCGGAATCAGGTGACACTTTACGACCAGTGAGTGTGGCCGACTCCATGCACGTATTGGAGAATGGCAAGTTCAGTTACGAGCTGACCGCGGTTGGCCTTCTGGCCGTAGGCCAATGGGAAAAAACAGGAGACCGTTTAAAGTACAGCTACGAAAATCCAAACGATACGGTTCGCTTTTACCAACTCACTTTTTCGGGCGATTCCCTGTTGACGCTCAGCGAGAATGGGGTGGATTACTCTTTTCAGAGGGCGTCAACGTCAGCATCAACAACAGCGTTAGCAACAGACGAGCAGCCTGGATCGGGAGCTGAAACCGAGCCCTTTGATACTGGGAGTTTCGAGAACATCAGCTTAACGGGTATTCTCCGCGGACTCCTCGGCTTAGCCGTTTTGGTGCTTATCGGATGGCTGTTCTCGAGCAACAGAAGGGCCATTAAGTGGTCACTCGTTATGAAGGGCATTGGGATTCAGCTGATCTTTGCCTTCGCCATCCTAAAGGTGGAGGTCGTAAAGAACATTTTCGATTGGATGAGCAGCGCCTTTGTCACGCTTTTGAGTTTTACTACGGCTGGCTCGGAGTTTATATTCGGATCTCTGGTGACCGACCTCGAGGGGGTCGGTTACATATTCGCCTTTCAAGTATTGCCTACGATCTTGTTCTTTTCGGCACTCACTAGCATTCTTTTCTACTACGGCATTCTTCAGAAGATCGTTTACGGATTCGCCTGGCTCATGAAACGAACACTCAAGCTGAGTGGAGCGGAGAGTTTGGCTGCGGCCGGAAACATATTTCTCGGCCAAACCGAGTCCCCACTTCTCATCAAACCCTACATCGATAAAATGACCCGCTCGGAGCTCATGTGTTTGATGTCAGGCGGTATGGCAACTATTGCAGGCGGAGTGCTTGCCGCATATATCGGTTTTCTCGGAGGTGATAGCGATGCCGAAAAGATATTTTTCGCCAAGCACTTACTGGCCGCTTCGGTGATGTCGGCTCCAGCGGCCATCGTAGGAGCCAAACTCTTGGTTCCCGAAACCGAGAAGTTCAACGAAGAGATGTCGATCTCCAAAGAACGAATCGGAAAAAACGCGCTCGAAGCCATTACCAACGGTACCATTCAGGGCATCCGCCTAGCGGTAAACGTGGGCGCCATGCTCCTCGTTTTTATCGCCCTTATCGCCATGGTGAACTACGTATTGGGTGATTTTTTTGGTGCACGCACAGGCTTGAATACCTGGGTCAATAGCTTCACGAACGGCCAATACGAGCAATTCTCCCTTCAGTTCATTCTAGGCTATGTTTTAGCTCCGCTCACCTGGCTCATGGGTGTGGCTAAGGAAGATATGATCTTGGTGGGCCAGCTCCTCGGTGAAAAGATCATCTTGAACGAATTCGTAGCCTACGTGAGCATGGGCGAACTAAAAGAGGCCGGAAAATTCGCCGAGCAAAAGTCCATAATCATCGCAACGTATATCCTTTGTGGTTTCGCCAACTTCGCATCAATCGGAATTCAGATCGGAGGCATCGGAGCGCTCGCTCCCGGCCGCAAGACCACCCTTTCTGAACTCGGCGTTAAGGCGCTGATCGGCGGAACGCTGGCCTCGCTCTTTACTGCGGTCATCGTAGGTATGCTCATTTAA